A part of Bacillus thuringiensis genomic DNA contains:
- a CDS encoding NAD-dependent epimerase/dehydratase family protein, which yields MSKKCLITGGAGFIGSHLAEELVKRGYGVTIVDNFYKGKNKYHDELMKEIRVIPISVLDKSSIYELVNQHDVVFHLAAILGVKTTMEKSIELIETNFDGTRNILQAALKGKKKVVFASTSEVYGKAKPPFSEEGDRLYGATSKIRWSYAICKTLEETLCLGYALEGLPVTIVRYFNIYGPRAKDGPYAGVIPRFISAALQGEDILVYGDGKQTRCFTYVSDAVEATIRAMDEKVNGEIINIGSENEKSIKQVAEVIKKLTKSSSKIVQVPFEEVYPHGFEEIPNRRPDVTKLKELVQFQAIVTWEQGLKETIKWFREENNG from the coding sequence ATGAGTAAGAAATGTTTAATTACAGGTGGAGCAGGATTCATTGGATCGCATCTAGCTGAAGAATTGGTAAAAAGAGGTTATGGGGTCACAATTGTTGATAACTTCTATAAAGGAAAAAACAAATATCATGATGAGTTAATGAAAGAAATTCGGGTTATTCCAATAAGCGTTTTAGATAAAAGTTCAATTTATGAATTAGTAAATCAACATGATGTAGTTTTTCATTTAGCAGCAATTTTAGGTGTGAAAACGACAATGGAAAAGAGTATAGAGCTTATTGAAACGAATTTTGATGGAACGAGAAACATTTTACAAGCAGCGCTAAAAGGAAAGAAGAAAGTAGTTTTTGCGTCTACTTCAGAAGTATATGGTAAGGCAAAGCCACCCTTCTCTGAAGAGGGGGATCGATTATACGGGGCTACTTCTAAAATACGTTGGAGTTATGCAATTTGTAAAACGTTAGAAGAAACATTATGTTTAGGATACGCTTTAGAAGGTTTACCTGTAACGATTGTTCGTTATTTTAATATTTATGGTCCAAGAGCGAAAGATGGTCCGTATGCAGGGGTAATTCCACGATTTATCAGTGCGGCACTGCAAGGAGAAGACATTCTCGTATATGGAGATGGAAAGCAGACACGTTGCTTTACGTATGTAAGTGATGCGGTAGAGGCAACGATTCGAGCGATGGATGAGAAGGTAAATGGTGAGATTATTAATATAGGTTCTGAGAACGAAAAGAGTATAAAACAAGTAGCAGAAGTAATTAAAAAGCTAACGAAATCTTCTTCAAAGATTGTCCAAGTTCCTTTCGAAGAGGTATACCCACATGGCTTTGAAGAAATTCCAAATAGAAGACCAGATGTAACGAAATTAAAAGAACTTGTGCAGTTTCAAGCGATAGTAACGTGGGAACAAGGATTGAAAGAAACTATTAAATGGTTTCGTGAAGAAAACAATGGCTAA
- a CDS encoding glycosyltransferase family 2 protein: protein MAKSLSIIIPVCNEADMISDVIQSVKGLNPVEIIVVANGCNDGTEEVASCLGCKVIEYTELLGNDVGRAVGAKHAIGDVLLFIDGDFAIQTSKLQLFLNPILHDQADIVLNNLDALFLKKQKPHSVTVWRQILNAMLEREELKIDSLLSVPHALTKEVVQSIGYECFVNPIVAHLRLVQSKWRISRHCAIDVITPNKFRPTEHAAYGTGLSQSEKRMIGDHIEAVAERIVGSDERGGYYDGNRKRDSVYHTLSFEDFYQGWGVTSKLYKGKQLSVIIPVQDEEKTIGNVIEELRKIEPFEIIVVVNGSSDQTETIAKDKGATTIVYKEALGNDVGRSLGTYFAKGEIVLFIDGDFVIPANELYPFAKAIADGMDVALNDLNHYLDLRVPLHLVTAFKYALNLACDRKDLGVGSLIAVPNAFSNKCLKEIGYRSLLSPCVAQVKAILSGFEIACVSRVEVDKMNRIRPSEHFAKIGHPPAVLRIIGDHIEGLEQLIILEGSRGGFYDGNRKRDVLE from the coding sequence ATGGCTAAGTCGCTATCAATTATTATACCTGTATGTAATGAAGCGGATATGATTTCAGACGTTATTCAATCGGTAAAAGGATTAAATCCAGTAGAGATCATTGTAGTAGCAAACGGTTGTAACGATGGCACAGAAGAGGTTGCCAGTTGTTTAGGGTGTAAAGTAATCGAGTATACAGAGCTACTCGGGAACGATGTTGGACGTGCGGTCGGCGCAAAACACGCGATAGGTGATGTACTACTATTTATAGATGGAGATTTTGCTATTCAAACTTCAAAATTACAATTATTCCTGAATCCAATTTTACATGATCAGGCCGACATCGTTTTAAATAATTTGGACGCACTATTTTTAAAGAAACAAAAACCGCACTCCGTGACAGTATGGCGCCAAATATTAAATGCAATGTTAGAGCGTGAAGAGTTAAAAATTGATTCTTTATTATCTGTACCTCATGCGTTGACGAAAGAAGTTGTTCAAAGCATTGGATATGAATGTTTTGTTAATCCTATTGTAGCTCATTTACGCCTAGTACAAAGCAAATGGAGAATTAGTCGTCATTGTGCAATTGATGTTATTACGCCGAATAAATTTCGGCCAACTGAGCATGCTGCGTATGGAACGGGTCTTTCTCAATCTGAAAAACGGATGATAGGTGATCATATAGAAGCTGTAGCGGAACGAATAGTAGGCAGTGATGAGCGCGGAGGATATTATGATGGAAATAGGAAAAGAGACAGTGTCTATCATACTTTAAGTTTCGAAGATTTTTATCAAGGATGGGGCGTTACATCCAAATTGTATAAAGGAAAGCAATTATCGGTCATTATTCCTGTACAAGATGAAGAGAAAACAATTGGAAACGTTATAGAAGAGCTTCGCAAAATTGAACCTTTTGAAATTATCGTTGTTGTAAATGGTTCGTCTGATCAAACAGAAACGATTGCAAAAGACAAGGGAGCAACAACAATTGTATATAAAGAAGCACTTGGAAACGATGTGGGGCGTTCACTTGGCACTTATTTTGCAAAAGGAGAAATTGTATTATTTATAGACGGTGATTTTGTTATTCCAGCTAATGAGCTATATCCATTTGCAAAAGCTATTGCAGATGGAATGGATGTCGCATTAAATGATCTAAATCATTATTTAGATTTAAGAGTACCGCTTCATCTTGTAACTGCATTTAAATATGCATTAAATTTAGCTTGTGATAGAAAAGATCTAGGAGTAGGCTCACTTATTGCTGTACCTAATGCATTTAGCAATAAGTGTTTGAAGGAAATCGGTTATAGATCTTTACTGTCACCTTGTGTAGCTCAAGTGAAAGCTATTCTGTCAGGATTCGAGATTGCATGTGTAAGTCGTGTAGAGGTAGATAAGATGAATCGCATTCGTCCCAGTGAACATTTTGCAAAAATAGGTCATCCTCCAGCTGTCTTGCGAATTATAGGTGATCATATAGAAGGATTAGAGCAATTAATTATATTGGAAGGCAGTCGTGGTGGATTCTATGATGGGAATAGAAAAAGAGATGTTTTAGAGTAG
- the pflB gene encoding formate C-acetyltransferase, protein MTQVLENVKNAWENFKGEKWKAEIDVRDFILNNVNVFEGDESFLAGATEATKQLWDQVMDLTTKERENGGVLDMDTKIVSSITSHEPGYLNKDIEKVVGFQTEKPFKRSLQPYGGIRMAEQACESYGYEMDKELSSIFRDWRKTHNQGVFDAYTPEMKAARRSGVITGLPDAYGRGRIIGDYRRVALYGIDHLIEVKKADLNLTGGVMSEDTMRLREELSEQMRALQELKQMAASHGFDISKPATNAQEAFQWLYFAYLAAIKEQNGAAMSLGRTSTFLDIYIERDLANGTLTEEEVQEIVDHFIMKLRLVKFARTPDYNELFSGDPTWVTESIGGMALDGRPLVTKNSFRFLHTLDNLGPAPEPNLTVLWSKQLPQNFKNYCAKMSIKTSAIQYENDDIMRADYGDDYGIACCVSAMRIGKQMQFFGARANLAKALLYAINGGKDEKSKAQVGPEYAPITSEVLDYEEVMHKFDMTMEWLAGLYLNTLNVIHYMHDKYSYERIEMALHDTNVLRTMATGIAGLSVVADSLSAIKHAKVKPIRDENGIAVDFEIEGDFPKYGNNDDRVDEIAVNLVKTFMNKLRKHKTYRNSVHTMSILTITSNVVYGKKTGNTPDGRRTGEPFAPGANPMHGRDTKGALASLLSVAKLPYEDAQDGISNTFSIIPKALGKEDDVQVRNLVSMLDGYAVKEGHHLNINVFNRETLMDAMEHPEKYPQLTIRVSGYAVNFIKLTREQQIDVINRTMHESM, encoded by the coding sequence ATGACTCAAGTATTAGAAAATGTTAAAAACGCATGGGAAAACTTTAAAGGTGAAAAATGGAAAGCAGAGATTGATGTTCGCGATTTCATTTTAAATAATGTAAACGTTTTCGAAGGAGATGAATCTTTCTTAGCGGGAGCAACTGAAGCAACGAAACAACTTTGGGATCAAGTAATGGATTTAACAACGAAAGAACGTGAAAACGGTGGCGTTCTTGATATGGATACAAAAATTGTTTCTTCTATTACATCACATGAACCAGGATATTTAAATAAAGATATTGAAAAAGTAGTCGGTTTCCAAACTGAAAAACCATTTAAACGTTCTTTACAACCATATGGTGGTATTCGTATGGCGGAACAAGCTTGTGAATCTTATGGATACGAAATGGATAAAGAACTTAGCAGTATTTTCAGAGACTGGAGAAAAACTCATAATCAAGGTGTATTTGATGCATACACACCAGAAATGAAAGCGGCTCGTAGATCAGGTGTAATTACTGGTCTTCCGGATGCATACGGACGTGGACGTATTATCGGTGACTACCGACGCGTAGCATTATATGGCATTGATCATTTAATTGAAGTGAAAAAAGCTGATTTGAATTTAACTGGCGGTGTAATGAGCGAAGATACAATGCGTTTACGCGAAGAGTTATCTGAGCAAATGCGTGCACTTCAAGAGTTAAAGCAAATGGCCGCTTCTCATGGCTTTGATATTTCTAAGCCTGCCACAAACGCGCAAGAAGCATTCCAATGGTTATACTTCGCATATCTTGCAGCAATTAAAGAGCAAAACGGAGCTGCGATGAGTCTTGGACGTACTTCTACATTCTTAGATATTTATATTGAAAGAGATTTAGCAAATGGTACTTTAACAGAAGAAGAAGTACAAGAAATTGTGGATCACTTCATTATGAAATTGCGTCTTGTGAAATTTGCAAGAACACCTGATTATAATGAATTATTCTCTGGTGACCCAACTTGGGTAACTGAGTCTATCGGTGGTATGGCATTAGATGGTCGTCCATTAGTAACAAAGAACTCATTCCGTTTCTTGCATACATTAGATAATTTAGGACCAGCTCCAGAACCAAACTTAACAGTTCTTTGGTCTAAACAATTACCACAGAACTTCAAAAACTACTGTGCGAAAATGTCTATTAAAACATCAGCAATTCAATATGAAAATGATGACATTATGCGTGCTGACTACGGCGATGACTACGGAATTGCTTGTTGTGTATCTGCAATGAGAATTGGTAAACAAATGCAGTTCTTCGGCGCACGTGCAAACTTAGCAAAAGCATTACTATATGCGATTAACGGTGGTAAAGATGAAAAATCTAAAGCACAAGTTGGTCCTGAGTACGCACCTATTACTTCTGAAGTATTAGATTATGAAGAAGTTATGCATAAGTTTGATATGACAATGGAATGGTTAGCAGGTCTATATTTAAACACATTAAATGTTATTCATTACATGCATGATAAATATAGCTACGAACGTATTGAAATGGCACTTCATGATACAAATGTTCTTCGTACAATGGCAACAGGTATCGCGGGTCTATCTGTAGTAGCAGACTCTTTAAGTGCAATTAAACACGCAAAAGTAAAACCAATTCGTGATGAAAACGGTATTGCAGTTGACTTTGAAATCGAAGGAGATTTCCCTAAATACGGTAATAATGATGATCGTGTAGATGAAATCGCTGTAAATCTTGTAAAAACATTTATGAATAAACTGCGTAAACATAAAACATATAGAAATTCTGTTCATACAATGTCGATCTTAACAATCACATCTAACGTTGTATATGGTAAGAAAACTGGTAACACTCCAGATGGTCGCCGTACTGGAGAACCATTTGCACCAGGTGCGAATCCAATGCATGGTCGCGATACAAAAGGTGCGTTAGCTTCATTATTATCTGTAGCTAAATTACCATATGAAGATGCACAAGATGGTATTTCTAATACATTCTCTATTATTCCAAAAGCACTTGGTAAAGAAGATGATGTACAAGTACGTAACTTAGTATCAATGCTTGATGGTTACGCAGTAAAAGAAGGCCATCACTTAAATATTAACGTATTTAATCGTGAAACATTAATGGATGCGATGGAACATCCTGAGAAATATCCACAATTAACAATTCGCGTATCTGGTTACGCTGTAAACTTTATTAAATTAACTCGTGAACAACAAATCGATGTAATTAATCGTACAATGCATGAAAGTATGTAA
- the pflA gene encoding pyruvate formate-lyase-activating protein, giving the protein MVKGRIHSVESCGTVDGPGIRYVIFTQGCLLRCQYCHNADTWEIGKGNEITVEEVMQDVTCYLPFIEASRGGITVSGGEPLLQLDFLIELFKKCKEVGIHTTIDSSGGCYSEEPEFQNKLDTLMDYTDLVLLDLKHIDSKKHRKLTGRPNEHILQFARYLSDKNKPIWVRHVLVPGITDNEEDLQKLSSFIQSLSNVQKVEVLPYHKLGVYKWEALGHKYPLANVEPPTEKNVEQARHILQAV; this is encoded by the coding sequence ATGGTAAAAGGAAGAATTCATTCTGTAGAGTCTTGTGGTACTGTTGATGGCCCAGGAATTCGTTATGTCATATTTACACAAGGGTGTTTATTACGTTGTCAATATTGTCATAATGCTGATACGTGGGAGATCGGTAAAGGAAACGAAATAACAGTTGAAGAAGTAATGCAGGATGTGACATGTTACCTTCCTTTTATTGAAGCTTCTAGAGGCGGTATAACAGTTAGTGGTGGTGAACCATTATTACAGCTAGATTTCTTAATTGAATTATTTAAGAAATGTAAGGAAGTTGGAATCCATACAACAATTGATTCCTCGGGTGGTTGTTATTCTGAAGAACCAGAATTCCAAAATAAGCTAGATACTTTAATGGATTACACAGATTTAGTTTTATTGGATTTGAAACATATTGATTCAAAGAAACATCGTAAATTAACAGGGAGACCAAATGAACATATTTTACAATTTGCTCGTTATTTATCGGATAAAAATAAACCGATTTGGGTAAGACACGTATTAGTTCCTGGTATTACGGATAATGAAGAGGATCTACAAAAATTATCTAGCTTTATTCAAAGTCTATCTAATGTTCAGAAAGTTGAAGTGCTACCGTACCATAAGCTTGGTGTATATAAATGGGAAGCACTTGGACATAAGTATCCACTTGCGAATGTAGAACCACCTACTGAAAAAAATGTAGAACAAGCAAGACATATTTTACAAGCAGTCTAA
- a CDS encoding diglucosyl diacylglycerol synthase gives MIKNPKVLILTAHYGNGHVQVAKTLEQTFRQKGIEDVIVCDLFGESHPVITDITKYLYLKSYTIGKELYRLFYYGVEKIYDKKIASWYANFGRKRLKLLLQVEKPDIVINTFPIIAVPELKKQTGISIPVYNVLTDFCVHKIWIHREVDRYFVATDHVKKIMIDIGVPAEQIVETGIPIRSSFELKINPDIIYNKYQLCKNKKILLIVAGAHGVLGSVKELCQSFMSVPDLQVVVVCGKNEALKQDLLGVQEKNPDALKVFGYVENIDELFRVTSCMITKPGGITLSEAAALQVPVILYKPVPGQENENAMYFERKGAAVVIRDDSEVFAKTEALLQDDMKLLQMKEAMKSIYRPEPAGHIVDTILAENHVEPNHIPIKSPALAQLFT, from the coding sequence TTGATAAAAAACCCCAAGGTTTTAATATTAACTGCACATTACGGTAATGGTCATGTGCAAGTAGCGAAAACATTAGAACAAACATTTCGCCAAAAAGGAATTGAAGATGTAATTGTATGCGATTTGTTCGGAGAATCACATCCAGTTATAACCGATATTACAAAATATTTATATTTAAAAAGTTATACAATAGGAAAAGAATTATATCGCTTGTTTTATTATGGCGTAGAAAAAATTTATGATAAAAAAATAGCATCTTGGTATGCGAACTTTGGAAGAAAACGTTTGAAATTACTTTTACAAGTAGAGAAACCGGATATTGTTATTAATACTTTTCCGATCATAGCTGTACCAGAGTTAAAAAAGCAAACAGGTATTTCAATTCCTGTGTATAACGTATTAACGGATTTTTGTGTGCACAAAATATGGATTCATCGGGAAGTAGATCGTTATTTTGTAGCAACTGATCACGTAAAAAAAATTATGATTGATATTGGTGTGCCCGCGGAGCAAATTGTTGAAACTGGAATTCCGATTCGTAGTAGTTTTGAGCTGAAGATCAATCCAGACATTATATATAATAAATATCAGTTATGTAAGAATAAAAAGATTTTACTAATTGTAGCAGGTGCTCATGGGGTATTAGGAAGTGTAAAAGAACTATGCCAATCATTTATGTCAGTACCTGATTTACAAGTAGTTGTCGTTTGTGGGAAAAATGAAGCGTTAAAACAGGATTTATTAGGGGTTCAGGAAAAAAATCCTGATGCATTAAAAGTATTTGGTTATGTTGAAAATATCGATGAATTATTCCGTGTTACTTCTTGTATGATTACGAAGCCGGGCGGTATTACGTTAAGTGAAGCGGCAGCATTGCAAGTACCTGTCATTTTATATAAGCCTGTTCCAGGACAAGAAAATGAAAATGCGATGTACTTTGAAAGAAAAGGAGCTGCAGTTGTCATTCGTGATGATAGTGAGGTTTTTGCAAAGACAGAGGCGTTATTACAAGATGATATGAAGCTTCTTCAAATGAAAGAAGCGATGAAAAGCATTTATCGTCCGGAGCCAGCTGGTCATATTGTGGATACAATTTTGGCAGAAAATCATGTAGAGCCGAATCATATACCTATTAAATCACCTGCTCTTGCACAATTATTTACTTAA
- a CDS encoding YfhE family protein, protein MDKKKRDKAKNTLSSTQEVLYQREFRKADRAAGYRSKSI, encoded by the coding sequence ATGGATAAAAAGAAACGTGACAAAGCAAAAAATACATTATCTAGTACACAAGAGGTTCTCTACCAACGAGAATTTCGCAAAGCAGATCGCGCAGCGGGTTATCGCTCGAAAAGTATTTAA
- a CDS encoding GNAT family N-acetyltransferase, which yields MLKKRDLHDSHVLYELMVDPAVFPFVRQKAYSYEEYLFLTKQTIEAEERGELISRTILDEWGNPIGTITLFDVQEKAGFLGTWLGKPYHGKGYNKLAKDSFFSELFYELDIETIFMRIRKINIRSIKAAEKLQYVNLANETRKAVYDEINANEEVYNLYEIPKDQYTLATMRDTTFQDAHQLKEA from the coding sequence ATGTTGAAAAAACGCGACTTACACGACAGCCACGTTCTATACGAGTTAATGGTGGACCCAGCTGTCTTCCCTTTTGTGCGTCAAAAGGCTTATTCTTATGAGGAGTATTTATTTTTAACGAAACAAACGATTGAAGCTGAAGAGCGTGGGGAATTAATTTCACGCACAATTTTAGATGAATGGGGTAACCCTATCGGAACAATTACTTTATTTGATGTGCAAGAAAAAGCCGGGTTTCTTGGAACATGGCTTGGCAAACCATATCATGGAAAAGGCTATAATAAATTGGCGAAAGATTCATTTTTTAGCGAACTTTTCTATGAATTAGATATTGAAACAATATTTATGCGTATTCGTAAAATAAATATTCGTTCTATTAAAGCTGCCGAAAAACTACAATATGTAAATCTAGCAAACGAAACAAGAAAAGCCGTTTATGATGAAATTAACGCAAATGAAGAAGTATATAACTTATATGAAATTCCAAAAGATCAATATACACTTGCTACAATGCGAGATACAACGTTCCAAGATGCTCACCAATTAAAAGAAGCATAA
- a CDS encoding amidohydrolase, with product MKILLKQAIVYPITSQKFQGDVLVIGERIAEVKPSIQPTQDMTVIDARALHLLPGFIDVHTHLGLYDEGTGWAGNDANETSEVSTPHIRSLDGIHPFDIAFQDAVQNGITTVHVMPGSQNIIGGTTCVIKTAGTCIDHMIIQEPAGLKIAFGENPKKVHSNGTKESITRMGIMGLLRESFYEAQHYGHEADFRMLPILKALRREIPVRIHAHRADDISSALRFATEFNLDLRIEHCTEGHFIVEELSKHNLKVSVGPTLTRRSKIELKNKTWDTYHILSKNGVEVSITTDHPYTPIQYLNVCAAVAVREGLDEKTALEGITIFPARNLRLEDRIGSIEVGKDADLVLWTHHPFHYLAKPVLTMIDGKIIYKKNKKN from the coding sequence ATGAAAATATTGCTCAAACAAGCCATCGTCTATCCTATTACATCCCAAAAATTTCAAGGGGATGTACTCGTTATAGGAGAAAGAATTGCCGAGGTCAAGCCTTCCATTCAACCTACTCAAGATATGACAGTTATAGACGCTCGTGCTCTTCATCTTTTACCTGGATTTATTGATGTCCATACTCATCTTGGTCTCTATGATGAAGGTACTGGTTGGGCTGGCAATGACGCAAATGAAACATCTGAAGTTTCAACACCACATATCCGTTCTTTAGACGGAATCCATCCTTTTGATATTGCATTTCAAGATGCTGTACAAAACGGAATCACAACTGTTCACGTTATGCCAGGAAGTCAAAACATTATCGGTGGTACTACTTGTGTAATAAAAACAGCTGGAACTTGTATTGATCATATGATTATTCAAGAACCTGCCGGCTTAAAGATTGCCTTTGGAGAAAATCCTAAAAAGGTCCATAGTAATGGAACAAAAGAATCCATAACACGTATGGGAATTATGGGGTTACTTCGGGAATCATTCTATGAAGCACAGCACTACGGACATGAAGCTGATTTTCGAATGCTTCCTATCTTAAAAGCATTACGCCGCGAAATACCTGTACGTATCCACGCTCACCGAGCAGATGATATTAGTTCTGCTCTACGCTTTGCAACAGAGTTCAATCTCGATTTACGTATTGAACATTGTACAGAAGGACACTTTATTGTTGAAGAGCTTTCGAAACACAATTTGAAGGTTTCAGTTGGCCCCACTCTTACACGCCGTTCTAAAATCGAACTTAAAAACAAAACATGGGATACTTACCATATATTATCGAAAAATGGAGTGGAAGTTTCTATAACAACAGATCACCCTTATACCCCAATTCAATATTTAAATGTTTGTGCTGCTGTCGCAGTAAGAGAAGGATTAGACGAAAAAACTGCACTAGAAGGAATCACTATATTTCCAGCACGAAATTTACGTTTAGAGGATAGAATTGGAAGCATTGAGGTTGGAAAAGACGCCGATCTCGTGTTATGGACTCATCATCCTTTCCATTATTTAGCCAAGCCTGTACTAACCATGATTGATGGAAAAATAATTTACAAAAAAAATAAAAAAAACTAG
- a CDS encoding TIGR01777 family oxidoreductase, with amino-acid sequence MRIAISGGTGFIGKYLSTFFIQKGYNVYILTRNKTTETSSPNLQYVQWTPDLQTFPLSSIDVVINLAGESINSRWTKKQKESILNSRIQTTKGLIKQLQTLGTKPNTFINASAIGYYGTSETESFTEQHEIPGNDFLANTVYSWEQEASKARSLGMRTIYARLGVVLGADGGALPKMLLPYQFYIGGTIGSGNQWLSWIHIDDVVRLIDFIIHKEEIDGPFNITAPLPIRMKEFGETIATIMKKPHWLPVPSFMLHTLLGEMSILVLEGQRVLPSKAIEHGYQYTFPTIDHALQNILSHTM; translated from the coding sequence GTGAGAATCGCAATTTCTGGTGGTACCGGCTTTATCGGTAAATACCTTTCTACTTTTTTTATTCAAAAAGGATATAATGTTTACATTCTTACTCGAAACAAAACTACTGAAACTTCATCGCCTAACCTTCAATATGTACAATGGACACCAGATTTACAAACCTTCCCCCTCTCTTCTATCGATGTAGTTATTAATCTAGCTGGAGAGTCTATTAATAGTAGATGGACAAAGAAACAAAAGGAATCCATTTTAAATAGTAGAATTCAAACAACAAAAGGACTCATTAAACAATTGCAAACACTTGGTACAAAGCCAAATACATTTATTAACGCAAGTGCTATTGGATACTATGGAACGTCTGAAACTGAGTCTTTTACAGAACAGCATGAAATTCCTGGAAATGACTTTTTAGCAAATACAGTATATTCATGGGAACAAGAAGCATCTAAAGCACGCTCTCTTGGAATGCGAACAATCTACGCAAGACTTGGAGTTGTATTAGGCGCAGATGGAGGAGCTCTTCCAAAAATGCTACTCCCCTATCAATTCTATATCGGAGGTACAATTGGATCTGGAAACCAATGGTTATCATGGATTCATATTGACGATGTCGTTCGCCTGATTGATTTCATCATACACAAAGAAGAAATTGATGGACCTTTTAACATCACAGCCCCCCTGCCTATAAGAATGAAGGAATTTGGAGAAACCATTGCAACTATAATGAAAAAACCTCATTGGTTACCTGTCCCTTCATTTATGCTTCACACTTTATTGGGTGAGATGAGTATACTTGTACTAGAAGGACAACGTGTATTACCTAGTAAAGCAATTGAACATGGATATCAATACACATTTCCGACAATAGACCATGCATTACAAAATATACTTTCGCATACAATGTAG
- the recX gene encoding recombination regulator RecX: MAVITKIEVQKRSKERFNIYIDKGQGEEYGFSVDQVILMKHGLQKGLEIDEIALGNILYNEEVQKAYLQAISYLSYQMRTKKEVEDYLRKKEVGQAVISEVVSKLLHDRYINDKEYAVLYTRTQSNVNRKGPTVIKRELLNKGVQDLIITHSLQEYPKEKQIENALLLIEKKKRSYQKHSFLQMKLKLDEMLVRKGYSRDVIQICLEELKDEKDDEQQQEALHYHGNKYYEKYKKYDGWTFENKMKQALYRKGFSIDEIEIFLQMKREEG, translated from the coding sequence ATGGCTGTCATTACAAAAATAGAAGTGCAAAAACGATCAAAAGAACGGTTTAATATTTATATTGATAAAGGTCAAGGTGAAGAGTACGGATTTAGTGTGGATCAAGTAATCTTAATGAAACATGGATTACAAAAAGGGTTAGAAATTGATGAAATAGCGTTAGGAAATATTTTATACAATGAAGAGGTACAAAAAGCATATTTACAAGCAATTTCCTATCTATCCTATCAAATGAGAACAAAAAAAGAAGTAGAAGACTATTTACGAAAAAAAGAAGTGGGACAGGCCGTCATCTCTGAAGTCGTTTCGAAATTATTACATGATCGATATATTAATGATAAAGAGTACGCTGTTTTATATACGCGAACGCAAAGTAATGTGAATCGAAAGGGTCCAACTGTTATTAAAAGAGAGTTATTAAATAAAGGTGTTCAGGATCTAATCATTACACATAGTTTACAAGAATATCCGAAGGAAAAGCAAATTGAGAATGCTTTACTTCTTATAGAAAAGAAGAAAAGGTCTTATCAAAAGCATTCCTTTTTACAAATGAAGCTAAAGTTAGACGAAATGCTTGTTCGTAAAGGATATTCTAGAGATGTGATTCAAATTTGTTTGGAAGAATTGAAAGACGAAAAAGATGACGAACAGCAACAAGAAGCGTTACACTATCATGGGAATAAATATTATGAGAAATATAAGAAATATGATGGATGGACATTCGAAAATAAGATGAAACAAGCGTTATATCGCAAAGGGTTCTCTATTGATGAGATAGAGATATTTTTGCAGATGAAACGTGAAGAGGGATGA
- a CDS encoding YfhH family protein, with protein sequence MNMPKRYSEMTPHELREEIGVLKEQAIKAEQLGVVNEFDVLMRKMAMARAYMTDINKFHIGETYELVEEPGILFEITYFNGVFAWGHKQNNNEEIGIPISLLQEK encoded by the coding sequence ATGAATATGCCAAAGCGCTACAGTGAAATGACACCACATGAGCTAAGGGAAGAAATTGGGGTTTTGAAAGAGCAAGCAATAAAGGCAGAGCAACTTGGTGTTGTAAATGAGTTCGATGTATTAATGCGAAAGATGGCAATGGCTCGTGCTTATATGACTGATATAAACAAATTTCATATTGGTGAGACATATGAATTAGTAGAAGAACCTGGTATATTATTTGAAATTACGTATTTCAACGGGGTATTTGCTTGGGGACATAAGCAAAATAATAATGAAGAGATTGGAATACCGATTTCTTTATTGCAAGAAAAATGA